The proteins below come from a single Aptenodytes patagonicus chromosome 2, bAptPat1.pri.cur, whole genome shotgun sequence genomic window:
- the RMDN1 gene encoding regulator of microtubule dynamics protein 1 — protein MAALVLARPFRRGPVCLGRLLRREVLRKSLQRGFTLSTGSFLLYEAHKLISGFAEVHASFKVEEVIEQADYLYGSGETEKLYRLLVQHKNSDDAELLWRLARASRDLAQLSSTSAEEKRQLAYEALEYAKKALEKNEANFAAHKWYAICLSDVGDFEGIKTKIGNAFVIKEHFQRAIELNPKDATTIHLIGIWCYSFAEMPWYQRKIAATLFATPPTSTFQEALRYFHMAEEVDPNFYSKNLLFLGKTYLKLNNKKMALLWLSKAKEYPAHTEEDKQVQKEALELLNSI, from the exons ATGGCGGCGTTGGTGCTGGCGCGGCCCTTCCGCCGCGGCCCCGTCTGCCTGGGGAGGCTGCTCCGGCGGGAG GTGCTTAGAAAAAGCCTTCAGAGGGGGTTTACGCTCTCAACAGGGTCCTTTTTGCTTTATGAAGCTCACAAGCTGATTTCTGGCTTTGCTGAGGTTCATGCAagcttcaaag TGGAAGAAGTTATAGAGCAAGCAGACTACCTGTATGGGAGTGGAGAAACTGAAAAGCTGTATCGGTTGCTGGTTCAGCATAAAAATAG TGATGATGCAGAGTTGTTATGGCGGCTGGCGCGGGCATCACGAGATCTAGCTCAGCTTAGTAGTACTTCTGCAGAGGAGAAAAGACAACTGGCCTATGAAGCCCTTGAGTATGCAAAAAAGgcacttgaaaaaaatgaagcaaattttGCAGCACACAAG TGGTATGCAATTTGCCTCAGTGATGTGGGAGACTTTGAAGGAATCAAGACTAAAATTGGAAATGCCTTTGTTATCAAAGAGCACTTCCAG AGAGCCATTGAACTGAATCCAAAAGATGCTACAACAATTCATCTTATAGGCATTTG GTGTTACTCCTTTGCTGAAATGCCATGGTACCAAAGAAAAATAGCTGCAACGCTATTTGCTACACCACCGACCTCCACATTTCAAGAG GCTCTTCGTTACTTCCACATGGCGGAGGAAG TTGACCCAAATTTCTACAGCAAAAACTTACTCTTTTTGGGGAAGACATACTTGAAGCTAAACAATAAAAAGATGGCTCTTCTGTGGTTAAGCAAAGCAAAGGAGTATCCTGCACATACAGAAGAGGACAAACAG gTACAGAAAGAAGCTTTGGAGTTGCTTAATTCTATATAA